Proteins found in one Merismopedia glauca CCAP 1448/3 genomic segment:
- a CDS encoding DUF4242 domain-containing protein encodes MPAIGIDLILPPLPHAPCPMTIAIVETLSDSPLNPEEPNDTSLRVLDCLAKRHATWRYSLLSSDRHRMICTFDAPDAESVRESYRKGGAVFSRIWAGELLKPEGIQPQRHPSLLVVIEGTYPPIGEEELNEIGSKTLSCYAERGIEWIQSYLSLDRTRLICELNAPDAESVREAQYRVGVSFDRVWSATILKP; translated from the coding sequence GTGCCAGCCATTGGAATAGACTTAATTCTTCCCCCTCTCCCCCATGCCCCATGCCCTATGACTATTGCGATCGTTGAAACTCTCTCAGACTCTCCCCTCAACCCAGAGGAACCGAACGATACCAGTCTTCGAGTTTTAGATTGCTTGGCAAAACGCCATGCGACCTGGCGTTATTCCCTGCTGTCGAGCGATCGCCATCGCATGATTTGCACGTTTGATGCTCCCGATGCAGAATCCGTGCGGGAGTCGTATCGTAAAGGTGGAGCGGTATTCAGTCGCATCTGGGCTGGGGAATTGTTGAAGCCAGAGGGCATTCAACCGCAGCGCCATCCATCTCTGCTGGTGGTAATTGAAGGCACCTATCCCCCAATTGGAGAGGAAGAGTTGAATGAGATCGGCAGTAAAACGTTGAGTTGTTATGCCGAGCGAGGGATTGAGTGGATTCAATCTTACCTGTCGCTTGATCGCACCCGCCTGATTTGCGAATTGAATGCTCCCGATGCCGAGTCCGTTCGGGAAGCTCAGTATAGAGTTGGAGTTTCCTTCGATCGCGTCTGGTCGGCAACGATCCTCAAACCGTAA
- a CDS encoding DUF4242 domain-containing protein, whose product MTRVLVEKIFDPPISEEKWNQDIEQAIPCHNAHDVRWIRSMMSRDRSRVICEFEASDAETVRRSFRKVGLPFARVWVVDVLEPVVVDDQGTIGTQGWRAGDCIELNEKSRI is encoded by the coding sequence ATGACTCGCGTTCTGGTTGAAAAAATCTTCGATCCACCCATCAGCGAGGAAAAGTGGAATCAAGATATCGAGCAGGCGATACCCTGCCACAATGCTCACGATGTCCGTTGGATTCGATCGATGATGTCGCGCGATCGCTCTAGGGTCATCTGCGAATTTGAAGCCTCGGATGCAGAAACCGTGAGGCGATCGTTTCGCAAAGTCGGTTTGCCGTTTGCCCGCGTGTGGGTAGTAGATGTCTTAGAACCAGTGGTGGTAGACGATCAAGGGACGATCGGCACCCAAGGCTGGAGGGCGGGCGACTGTATAGAACTGAACGAAAAATCAAGGATTTAA
- a CDS encoding class I SAM-dependent methyltransferase: METLDLAKSEAFAGRMLDILNSGAIAIMTSIGHRTRLFDTMANLPPSTSQQIADAARLNERYVREWLGAMVTSSFIDYDPATGNYFLPPEHAAWLTRTCPQNIAVTAQFVPVLAGVEDRVIECFYQGGGVPYSAYERFHQVMAEESGQSVVAALEETILPVIPDLVAALERGIDVLDVGCGCGRAINLMAQRFPNSRFTGYDFSTETIAVAQSEASDRSLTNTRFQVKDAAQLDEVEQYDLICTFDAIHDQARPDLVLRGIYRALRPDGIYLMQEIRASSQVNNNLEHPIAPWLYTISCLHCMTVSLASGGMGLGTMWGQEKALEMLAEAGFENVEIKQLEHDFVNDYYIVRQK; this comes from the coding sequence ATGGAAACCCTAGATCTAGCCAAATCGGAAGCATTCGCCGGACGGATGCTAGACATATTAAATAGTGGTGCGATCGCCATTATGACCTCGATCGGACACCGCACCAGATTATTCGATACGATGGCTAATTTGCCACCTTCTACCAGCCAACAAATTGCCGATGCTGCCAGATTAAACGAGCGATACGTGCGGGAATGGTTAGGTGCAATGGTGACGAGCAGTTTTATCGATTACGATCCGGCAACGGGCAATTACTTTTTGCCTCCCGAACACGCCGCTTGGCTGACCCGAACCTGTCCTCAAAATATCGCGGTGACGGCTCAATTCGTTCCCGTGTTAGCAGGAGTTGAAGATCGAGTAATTGAGTGCTTCTACCAAGGCGGGGGCGTTCCTTACTCTGCTTACGAACGCTTTCATCAAGTTATGGCAGAAGAGAGCGGTCAATCGGTAGTTGCGGCTTTAGAAGAAACAATTCTGCCCGTGATTCCCGATCTAGTAGCAGCGTTGGAACGGGGAATAGATGTTTTGGATGTTGGTTGCGGTTGTGGTAGGGCGATTAATCTCATGGCCCAGCGATTTCCCAACAGTCGCTTTACTGGGTATGACTTTTCAACAGAAACGATCGCCGTTGCCCAATCGGAAGCAAGCGATCGCAGTTTAACCAATACGCGGTTTCAAGTCAAAGATGCCGCCCAACTCGACGAAGTAGAACAGTATGACTTGATTTGCACCTTCGATGCGATTCACGACCAAGCGCGCCCGGATTTGGTGTTGCGCGGCATTTATCGAGCCTTGCGCCCCGACGGGATTTATTTGATGCAAGAGATTCGGGCTTCCAGTCAAGTAAATAACAATCTGGAGCATCCCATCGCACCCTGGCTCTACACCATTTCTTGCCTGCACTGCATGACGGTATCTCTGGCATCAGGCGGCATGGGATTGGGGACTATGTGGGGTCAAGAAAAGGCATTAGAAATGCTCGCTGAAGCAGGATTTGAGAATGTAGAAATCAAGCAACTCGAACATGATTTTGTCAACGATTATTACATCGTTCGGCAGAAATAA